AAGGGAAGGGATCACCTGGATTGGGTGGATGAGGAGCAACAGATTCGTTACAGCATTTGGACGGAGAGCGCCAAATCGGATGTGCTGAACTATGCTAAGAAAATGATTGCGAAGTAAGTCTTCGCCATAAGAATCCGGATTCATGTTGACCCAATTCCTGTTTGTTTTTATTTTTTCCTCTAGAGTCTACGCTCTTTGATATGACGAGCATAGGATGTTGTGTTCGGAAAAGTAAAGGAGGTTGGAACAATGGGTGAAGTAGCTGGATATGGTGGCGGAGGATACGGATCATCTGTTGGAGCAGTACTGGTTCTCTTTATTCTCTTGGTCATTATCGTTTCTGCTTTTGGATTTGGATTTGGGGTTTAATAGGTAATCAAAAAGAAACCCGCACCGCTTACTGGTGCGGGTTTCTTCTGTTCAATGCAAAACATGTCTGACGGTTGGCGGGGTCCAACCATCATTCGGGATGGGTTCCAAAGCAAGCTCAGCCACTTCCCATACAGCTCCCACGGTTTACCCGAGTCTAGCAGAGCTTTGCAAGTATAGATCCCTTCCTCGACGGATCTTACCTTATCCGCCAAGTGTAAGCGAACGGCTCCATTCAGCAGAACCTGGTAGACAAAAGCGATGTCCCCCTTACCCTGCAGAACCTGCTCGGTAACGTTAGCTTGTTCGGAGGGGGTCCAGCTTATGTCCGGGACGGGCGTATCGAGTCCATACGTTTCTGGATCGATGATCTGGAGGTTGGCTTCACCGTTCTCAACTCGGTAAGTCCGCGAGGGCCGGTGAATGAACAGTTCATCCGAGCCTTCACAGCCCTGAATGATGATCGCCTTCCGATATCCGAGTTTCGTGATTAACCGGCTTAAACGGTCAAAGACCGTGTTATGGTACACACCGAAGGTGAGGAACGGGGAATGGGAGTAATTCACAAACTTTTCGGCCGTGTTGAGTACGGTCCGCATACCCAGCTCCTCCCGGATCGGGCGAAGATGCTTAAGCGGGGGACACCAGTCTTCAGCATGTACATATAATACGCCCGATTGACGGGCAGCGCGGATGGATGATTCCTTTGCCAGTAACGGTCCGGTTATTCCCTTGGCCGCGAGTATATCCGACAAAGTGATCCCCCATTTCGGGGGCAGTGATGCAGTCCCGTGCAGAGTGACAGGCAGATCAGCAGCAGCCAGCACAAACGAGGTGGCTAACGTAGAGAAAAAGGAGGAC
Above is a window of Paenibacillus sp. FSL K6-1330 DNA encoding:
- a CDS encoding anthranilate phosphoribosyltransferase, with the translated sequence MIHLLKEVGRGKRGARDLTYEEALQAAESILGLKATPAQIGAFFIAERIKMESVEELEAFVKVGRKYADRSFVHEGVDCAGPYDGRKSSFFSTLATSFVLAAADLPVTLHGTASLPPKWGITLSDILAAKGITGPLLAKESSIRAARQSGVLYVHAEDWCPPLKHLRPIREELGMRTVLNTAEKFVNYSHSPFLTFGVYHNTVFDRLSRLITKLGYRKAIIIQGCEGSDELFIHRPSRTYRVENGEANLQIIDPETYGLDTPVPDISWTPSEQANVTEQVLQGKGDIAFVYQVLLNGAVRLHLADKVRSVEEGIYTCKALLDSGKPWELYGKWLSLLWNPSRMMVGPRQPSDMFCIEQKKPAPVSGAGFFLITY
- a CDS encoding YjcZ family sporulation protein is translated as MGEVAGYGGGGYGSSVGAVLVLFILLVIIVSAFGFGFGV